CACCAAATATTCCAACCAATAAGGCATCTCACTCAAAATGAATCCTATGCATACATTCTGCAGGACTTGATTGAATGTGTTACTTGTCTGCTATATTTAGAATGGGATCTTAATCATTGATGCTCATATGTTTCTTTGATGGAAATGACCTACAGAGTAGACATGGAAATGTTACATCTACCTTAAGCTTTCCACACTTTATATATATTTTTACCAATATGTGTTTATTAATCAATATTGTACTTTATGGGTTTACTAGTATTACTATAACGTTTATAGTCGAAGTTGTGCTGATATATTTGAATTTGTCGGCCACACTGTACTAAGCTCTTGTAAAATGAAGTAAGCAAATACTGTCCCTTTAATCGTTGACTGGTGATATATGGTGATCTACTTGTGCAGCGGTCTGGTGATATTGACGGCGACCTGCCGTTTTCGAAGCGCCTGAAGAGGGTGCCTTCTGACATTTTACAGGATGTGACCAGTGTTGAGGAACTTTCTTTTCAGAATAACATGCTGCCAAACAGTACAGAGTCAGCACAGGTCTGAAAATGATCCAGTTGCATGGTTGTTATTTGTTTATATACAACTCTAGTGATAGAATCATGTTCTTGTGTATATAATCCTTTTTAACGCCACTTGTTAGTTACCACTTACCACTTCAATTTACAGTTTGCTTAAAATATACTACATCATGAATTTCCTGTGCATAATTTGGTAATTGCTTACTCATTGCTTATTTCTTGCCACTAATTTGTTTCACTTACTTCACAGAAAATCTCATATGTCGTGAGAGATAAGTTGATCAATGTTGGCCCTCTGAAAGATTTTTCGTATGGTTTAAGAGTCAATGCAGATGCCAATGCAACAGGAAATGCAAAGCAAAGCAATTATGAGTTGGTCAGTTGCATTAGACTTCACCTCCGTCTTTGGCTATAATTAGGTCCATTTTGTTCCAGCTGTGCTAGCTTTTTTTGTTGAATGTGTACATGATTCATTGTGGATTTGGAGAATGGGTATTGTCTATTGTATTCAGGTTCCTAGTCCTGCTTGTAACTTGCTGGTAATCGGAGATCCTGGTAATTTATGGGATTAGTACTAGCCTGCTAGGGGGATTAGGTTTTATTTCAAATTTACGATCTCACACGATTAGGTCAGGGAAACAAATCGAAAAATAAGAAAGGTAAATAAATCAAGAGAGcacattgttggagtctatgtgaGAAGGGCTGTTAACGGTTTCCCTGTGAGCTTCCAGGACTCTTACCAGAATGAGTAGATTGAACCCTGTCAGAGTGTAAGGGAAAAAAATGGGCGCATAAATGAGAAACGTTGTATCATCAGAATAGTTGTTTCTGCGTCCTTACCGTGTATGTTGCTTTCTCCAAAGTTCCTCAATATATGCTATTGAAATCACACATCCGACAGGAATGTGTCTTTATCGTTAGCTCCTCATATGTGACCTTAACGATTTACATTCTGTTACTAGTTTACCACCTTTGCACCAATATCTCTGTTGCTTCAGTGAATCAGTGAAAGGAAGTTCAACAATCTTTTTGTCATTTAATTACCGAGAAGCATTTATTTTGTTCTCCATTTTAGACACTCTTTGTGACAGTATTAACTCTATTTCAGGTGTGCTGTTCTGGTCATGGAAAGAATGGATCACTTTCTGTCCTACAACAATCTATTCGCCCTGATTTAATTACTGAGGTGCATTTTTCTCCCCCCTTTTCATCCCAGTTACATAATAGGAAGAATGAGTTTGACCAGTGAGTTGTATGTCAGTGTTCAGCTCAAACCCCAAATATTCCACCAATGCCTTTTGAAGAACTTGACCAACATATTTGAACTTTAATCCCCTGCCTTTGTGGTGTTTGGTCAAGATTTTTGTCGCACCGGTGTTCGTCATTTTTTCTTACATGGAAATTTCATGTTACCTAATCTTGACTTATATTTGTTCTTTACTTGTGTAGGTGGAATTACCAAGTTGCAGAGGTATTTGGACAGTGTACTATAAGAGTTCCCGTGCACATACCACTGAAGATAATGAATATCATGCATATCTGATAATAAGTCTAGAGGGCCGGACCATGGTAACAGAAATTTGATTTTTGCTGATTTCCCTTGCAGCTGTATACTGAAGTTTAATGCTTATGATTTTTTTGACATAGTATTTTGAGTGGAAGCTAACCACCCCCATAACTATTATGACATTGAAAAGACCCAAAATCCTTTAAAAAAATCATGGCTATAGGGCACACTAGGCCTAGTTTTAAAACAGGACCAACAGCCTGACAAAAAACAGACAAGATCGGAGCCTACTCCTATCTGCTTTGCTAAAAAGACCATGTGAAGAGAAAACGGGAAGGAGACATATTTTTGAAGTTGCCAGAGCGATGGAGAGCGGGGGATAAAAAAACTTAATTGATGATATTTGGGTTCAGATCGATGTGGCAAATGGACATGGTTAATGAAATTATCCACTAATGCAAAAGGACCAAATTTTCATAATACAAGTTGCAAGTGTTTTGCCTTCAATAATATATATAATACAAGAACCATTGTTTTCTTTGCATACACATCTTCATACAATTGCTCTAATCCATCTTGAACAACTGCAACCTGAACATTGCACAAATTGACAATTGCATCTCCTTCTCTTAACATGAACGACTGTCTTTCTGAATTCATCTAATTTCTGGTTCATCCAACATCAACAACAAAATTTGTACAGAAAATACATCTCAAACACAAAGTTGATGGTACTGATCCAGTGAGAACTGCAGCAGCCATTTTCCTTCACCCCCAGCCTGGAGACAAAACCATCAAACAATCAGTAGCATGATTGATCCTAGCAAGTAGTAAATATGCAGCATATGTACAGGGTTAATCCACATTACAATTACTGTTTGTAGTAACAACATTGGGTTACTAGTAACCTAAGAAGCATGGATACGGAGACACGGACACGGTGATACAACCTAAGAAGCACGGACACGGCGGCAGCATGTTAGCTGGAGCTTGGAGCAGGTTCGAGGTCGAGCCCCTTTGTGGTGTTCGTGGCCGAGCAGCCTGAAAAATTAGGGTTCATATCAGGCCGAGTGTGTTACTGGGCCTCCTGAGTCCCTTACGTATCCCAGCTGtatccctttttttttctttttttttaattcgAAAAGAGGCTGTGGGATACGCGCAGCGTGTCCGGCCGTATCGCTGTGTCCAGCCCTACTAGAATGCTGATTCGGCAGTTTTAGCCTTGCCCGTGTTTTTTAGCTAGTAACGGAAGGAAAACATCAAGGTCAATTAGGAAAGAAAATAGATCAGCATAATATTGCTGACGAAAAGAGCGAAAACAGTAATGAAATTAAGAACAGAAATGAGACAATGCAAGGGGGGAGGTCGCGGAGCTGCTTACCTTGACGAGCTTGGTCGGGGAGCTCTAGGAACAATAGCAGGTGGCAGCTGCCGGAGGACAGCTGGAGTAGGTCAGTGTGGCATCGGCAAGGGGACGTCCGGCTTGCGTTGTCACCGTGTCCTGGTCCTGGGCATGGGGAATTGGAGCTGGGCTCCGGTCGAATGAGCTGTCGGGGGCCTTCCAGGAGGAGCTGTGGGCCACACTGCTGCCTGCTCGGGACGAAGGCGTTATGGGACGTGGCGGGCGAGGGGCGAGCTATCCCCGAGAATCCATGACGAGCAACAACAACATTTGGAATCGGCTTTTCCCCCCTTTTTCGGGCAGGGAGGCTGAGGTGATGAGGTGGTGGCAATTTGCTTGTAAATAACAGCAACTTCAGTGGCAAAGATATACGGTGATGCGGTCCTCTTGGTGGTGGCAAAGGGGAATGAAGCCGCTGCTGGGGAGCTGGACTGCAGGCAGCACCCTGACCTGAAGCTGACATCTCTCAGGATCCTCACCTTAAccagctctgatgccaattgttagtAGCAACTAGCACAGGTTCTGTTTTGGGGCTTAGTTTCTGGGCTGCGATGGATGCAGCTGGTGAGGCTTCAGTCCTTATTTATAGCTGAAAAGTAACTAGTACAGAACCACCTCAGTGGCTTTCTTACAGCCTAAGGCATCTTGACTTGACCCACAGACTTGTACCTAAGACACAGACTTGACTCATTGATTGACTGCTGCAAGGATTACTCTAACACAAGTTCCGGTTCTTGTCGGCTTCAAGGTAGATCGTATTGAAGTCCCCACACAGAAGCCAAAGGCCGGCATAGGGGATGGTCCCAAAATGACAGGTTTTTGGGAATCAAGGAATTTTAGGGTAAggggagatgctcttatgctgtcTCTTAACTCTAGGGGCAAGTAGaccttttcttttttcttgtgCTGTATTATGGGATTGTTTCAAAACTTGAATTTTCCAAGTTTTTTCTTCAATGTTACATCGTTTTGCCTTTGACATATGTATTCGGTTTATTGCCTTTGTGGCTCTGTGTTTGATCCTCTTTAATTTCTTCTGATGAAGTGATTACTGACTGTATGACATTATTACGTTATGGAAGGTACTTGAGACAGGTGATGATCTAGGAGAAGTTACTGAAACAGTTGATTATTATGTTCAAGGGGCAACCATTGCTGCTGGTAACTTGTTCGGAAGGTATGCTGCTCTTTAATATTTTTGAATGTACTCAATTACTTATACTGGCTTGGCACCATCTGTCGTGGAATTCATACATCACAACACATTCATGTTATGGACATTCATTTTAAAGACCTCATTGGTCTTATAGTAATGGACACAACCAATATATCTTGGGCTGTTGGCTGCCCTGGACTGCATGAGCCCACCAGGTCAGCACAGATCCAAGTGCTTCCATGATTTTTTTTCTCTGCAATCTCAAAACATGTAAAACTGTTAACTTGTGAAGTTAGTATTATTTGTCTTAATTTATACATTTCATATCTCCAGTCATGTGTAGGTGTATCACAGTTTTTGTGTGACAACCCAGCCCTGTTGAGATTAATGCACATGTGCTGTCCAAAAACTTAAGCATGTTATTTAATGTTCCCACACTTAGGGAACTAGAGCATCACCAACATATAATATAAACTTAGGTTAGAAAAGGTATAAACTTTTGGTTAATCTTTCTGGGATAAGGCATACATTTTGGAATAATAGGATAGGGGATCAGCTGGAGATGATCTTACATTTTAGTATTTTACATCCTTCTAGAATCATAAATGAAGTTTTTTATAATTTATTATTGAATTATGTTCGTGACAGTTTGACATTAATAATTAGTAGCCTTTATCATTCTGGTTTTGTTTGAATCTTTGCAGGCGGCGTGTCATACAGGTATACGCCTCAGGTGCTCGTGTGCTTGATGGTTCTTTCATGACACAAGAGCTAAACTTTACTGCGCATTCTTCAGAATCTTCATCGTCAAGTTCTGAGCCTCTTGGAGTGGCATCTGCTTCCATTGCAGATCCATACGTTCTTTTGAAGATGGTTGATGGAACTATTCAACTTCTTGTAGGAGGTATAGTATATCCACTAGTCCATCATTTTTCAGTTATGCTTTCTTGCTGTGGCCTTATATATAAAATTCAGTCAACCTTTGAAGTTTAAGTTAACCAATAGTAAGATAGGCCAAATTTGTCAGTAGTGTGAGAGAACTTGTTCGAGAACAATTGTTATACGGAGATCATAGTAGCTACTGAATAGGCAATTGGAAGGTGAGTGGTTTAAAATACTTATCTAGCTTCTGTATAGCTTCATAGTGCACTTCAACATGCGAAGGTTTCCCTACAGCTGAAGATAGAAGTTAGCAAGCTGGTGCTTTCTCATTAGATAAATATATATGTACAAAGCTGTATATTCAATCATAACATGTTTGTAAAAGGGAAAGATCTAGCTCACATCCTTAGTTCAGTGCTACCTTGTGAATTTAGGTGAGGTTTGGATGGAATGAAGGGTGATCTCAGTTCTCAGACAAAATAGACGTATATTTTGTGAAGATTTTGTTCATAGATAAAGAGATCATGTAAAAGGGAAAGATCTAGCTTAAATACATGATGTTTCATTTTCTGATGCAGATCATTCTACTTGTGCTCTTTCTATCAGTGTTCCCAGTATTTTTACAAGCTTAAGTGAAAAAATATCTGCATGTACACTTTATCGTGACAGAGGTCCTGAACCATGGCTGAGAAAGACACGTAGTGATGCATGGCTATCTAGTGGTATTGCAGAACCGGTTGATGGCGGTGGTAGTTCATCTCAGGAGCAGTCTGATATATACTGCATCATTTGTTATGAAAGTGGTAAACTAGAAATTTTTGAAGTGCCTAGTTTCAGATGTGTTTTCTCTGTGGAAAGTTTCTTGTCTGGTGAGGCTCTTTTGGTTGATGCAAAAGGAAGACAGGATGACACTAAAGTTTCTCTAAAGAAAGAAGCAGCGGATAGCATTCGGGTAGTTGAGCTTGCAATGCATAGATGGTCTGGCCAGTTCAGTCGCCCATTCCTTTTTGGTTTATTGAACGATGGGACATTTTTGTGCTACCATGCTTATTGCTATGAAGGCTTGGAGAGTAATGTGAAAGACAATTCATTTTCACCTGCTGGTTCTGTGGATCTTGCCAGTGCCAGTGATTCAAGACTAAAAAATTTGAGATTTCGCCGAATTTCTGTTGACATTACATTACGAGAAGACATATCAAGTCTTGCACGACCGAGAATCACAATTTTTAACAATGTTGGAGGTTATGAGGGATTGTTTCTTAGTGGCACGAGGCCAGTCTGGGTTATGGTTTGTCGACAACGATTTCGGGTGCATCCACAGGTATGTCGTTGTTATGCCGAGGTTTTTGTTGTCTTGCAGTGTTTATTAAGTTTCATATACTTCcaacaccccctctcacgtgtgGCTTGATAAGGCCTAAACATGAACAGAAAGAGGGCAAGGAACTTTTTTAATTAATTGTGAAAGCCGAGGCTTGAAACCAAGATCTCTTGGCTCTAATATCATATGTTTCATGTACCAACCAGTAGAAGCAAAAGTCTGAACCGATGAAGAAGCTTGGGCAATCCTAATATACTTTGAGATATTTGACCCCGTTTCTTGTTTCAACCTACGAATACTTGTTTACACGTATTTCACACTATTTAATTTCTTTGCATGTATAGTAGTTTCCAAATTTGATGGAGTATAAATCAACTAAAGCGATCTCACCTGCATGCCTCTAGCTCTCTGAATGCTGCTAATGTCACTAGTCAACACTTTTAGACAATGCACAGTTCCCTAGTTAGGCTCACTTTGCTGTTGCTTAATGTGATGTGCTGGGATGTGGAATctagttatttttgtttttcttactGATTGCAGCAAGATTTTGCTGTTACATCTGATTGAAGAGTCTTTCAACTAACTTTAAATTTGGATTGAGAAATAAACATGCTGTTCTGAAAAACCACCACAATGCCAATTACCTTAGCTGACATCGGAATGGTTAAACATTTCTTTTGTTTCTGCGTAGATTTAAATGGTCATATATGCCACCTTTTTTTCTTCTGGAAATGGTAATGGGCGAATGTTCCAATAGGCTGACAGTGTGGGCCTTGATGAGCAGGGCGCATGGCGTCGTTCGTTCCCAGGGGCATCCCAGAGCGAACGGCATCGTTCGCTTGCGGGAACCTCCCAGAGCGCACGATTGTTCGTGCCAGGGGTACCAGGGTGGGATGTTCTCTCCCTATTAGAGTCCTTATCATCTGCATGATGAGATATGTCCACAATTTTCGAAAAAGAAAattcgaagaaaaaaagaaaaagaaaagatatgtCCACAACTCTTCAGGCTTAAGTTGATTCTGAAGTACCAAATCGATCTAAATTGATGCGGTGTTTCTTACAACCAAATCTTATTTTGTTATATCTGTATGGTATACTATGCAACTGGAAATCTGCATTTATACGCAGTTTCAACTATAACTATATTTGCTTCTAGTCATCGGTGTGGTCCTATCTAAGCTGTCCCATTTTGCAGTTATGTGATGGTCCCATTGAAGCCTTTACTGTTCTCCACAATGTAAACTGTTGTCATGGGCTTATATATGTTACATCACAGGTAAGGAGTTGTTTGAATATTTGTATCTTCCTCATATACTTTAAGAAATAGGAAATTTTAAGATTGGTGATTTTCCATGTTTTAACAGGGTTTTCTGAAGATATGTCAACTGCCCGAAGCATATAACTATGACAACTACTGGCCTGTCCAAAAGGTAAAATTTGTTTAGGTACACGTAAGTTGTATCTCATtttgttgcagacttttcatacaTTGCACCTTTGCAGATCCCTTTGCATGGTACCCCTCATCAGGTTACATATTATGCCGAGCAGTCTCTGTATCCACTTATCGTGTCTGTTCCTGTAAGTAGTCTGTATCCGCTGTTCCCAATGATAATTTGTAACACTGTTTTGTTATTGCCATCTTCAATTATGGTTGTCTGGCACCATCACACAATAATAAACTGTGCTCACTTATCTAGTTCAATTGCTCATTTTATATTTCTGCAGGTTGTTCGCCCCCTAAATCAAGTTCTGTCAATTATGGCTGATCAAGATTTGGTTCATCACATGGATAATGATGCTACAAGTGCCGATGACCTGCAAAAAACGTATACTGTTGAGGAATTTGAAGTTCGCGTATTAGAGTTGGAGAAACCTAGTGGACGTTGGGAGACAAGGTCCACTATTCCGATGCAATCGTTTGAAAATGCTCTGACTGTGCGCATTGTTACATTGCATGTATGTATTTCTTTTGTCCTTCCATACTTAAAACAAATTAAAAGCTGTTTTGACTAGCTCTAGTTCAGATATTGGTCTTTAGTTATGACAAAATTAAACAGAACAAGGAGACACAGCTTCTACGTTTATATTTGCCAGCTTCTATATTTGGGCTTAAAATCTATCTGATCACAAACTTCAGTGACCAAATGTTCATATGTATTTTCTATTCACAAAAAGGTTCTGCATTTCACTTCAGAACACAACCACCAAGGAAAATGAAACCCTGATGGCCATTGGGACTGCTTATGTTCAAGGGGAGGACGTAGCTGCCAGAGGACGGGTGCTTCTGTTCTCTTTCACTAAAAGTGAAAATTCTCAAAATCTGGTACTGTAGGGGAACACTGTTGCTATTGCATGTTTTCAACTTATCgcaatttactactccctccgatccaaattaattgacgctgGCTTAGTGCAACTTTAGTATAAAATTGTACTAAGCCAGTGTCAAttatttggatcggagggagtaccataTTAATTTGTTAACATGTAAAGATTAATTCCAGGTAACTGAAGTCTACTCAAAAGAGAGTAAAGGCGCCGTATCAGCTGTTGCGTCACTTCAAGGTCATCTGCTGATAGCTGCTGGTCCAAAGATCACATTGAGCAAATGGACTGGTTCTGAATTGACCGCTGTTGCATTCTATGATGCTCCTTTGCATGTTGTGAGCTTGAACATTGTGAGTATTGCACAACGATTGGTTCTGAATATGTTGCTCCTTTGCATGTTGTGCCCACATTTAATGCTCATCCTTATAATCAACCTT
This region of Triticum aestivum cultivar Chinese Spring chromosome 2D, IWGSC CS RefSeq v2.1, whole genome shotgun sequence genomic DNA includes:
- the LOC123051226 gene encoding probable cleavage and polyadenylation specificity factor subunit 1 isoform X1, coding for MSYAAYKMKHWPTGIEHCAAGFITHRPSDAAAFSAPAAGPAASSSGADSDADSSAAAARRRLGPTPNLVVAAANVLEVYAVRAEAAPAAEDGAGGASAAFDGILGARLELVCHYRLHGNIESMAVLSDGAENRRDSIALAFRDAKITCLEFDDAIHGLRTSSMHCFEGPEWQHLKRGRESFAWGPVIKSDPLGRCGAALIYGLQMAILKAAQVGQSLVGEDEPTRALSSSAVRVESSYLIDLRALETNHVKDFTFVHGYIEPVLVILHEREPTWAGRISSKHHTCMISAFSISMTLKQHPVIWSAANLPHDAYQILSVPPPIGGVLVVCANSIHYHSQSTSCSLALNNFSSQPDGSPEIPKINFHVELDAAKATWLSNDIVMFSTKTGEMLLLTVVYDGRTVRRLDLMKSKASVISSGATTIGSSFFFLGSRLGDSLLVQYSCGVATSALPDLIDERSGDIDGDLPFSKRLKRVPSDILQDVTSVEELSFQNNMLPNSTESAQKISYVVRDKLINVGPLKDFSYGLRVNADANATGNAKQSNYELVCCSGHGKNGSLSVLQQSIRPDLITEVELPSCRGIWTVYYKSSRAHTTEDNEYHAYLIISLEGRTMVDRIEVPTQKPKAGIGDGPKMTGFWESRNFRVLETGDDLGEVTETVDYYVQGATIAAGNLFGRRRVIQVYASGARVLDGSFMTQELNFTAHSSESSSSSSEPLGVASASIADPYVLLKMVDGTIQLLVGDHSTCALSISVPSIFTSLSEKISACTLYRDRGPEPWLRKTRSDAWLSSGIAEPVDGGGSSSQEQSDIYCIICYESGKLEIFEVPSFRCVFSVESFLSGEALLVDAKGRQDDTKVSLKKEAADSIRVVELAMHRWSGQFSRPFLFGLLNDGTFLCYHAYCYEGLESNVKDNSFSPAGSVDLASASDSRLKNLRFRRISVDITLREDISSLARPRITIFNNVGGYEGLFLSGTRPVWVMVCRQRFRVHPQLCDGPIEAFTVLHNVNCCHGLIYVTSQGFLKICQLPEAYNYDNYWPVQKIPLHGTPHQVTYYAEQSLYPLIVSVPVVRPLNQVLSIMADQDLVHHMDNDATSADDLQKTYTVEEFEVRVLELEKPSGRWETRSTIPMQSFENALTVRIVTLHNTTTKENETLMAIGTAYVQGEDVAARGRVLLFSFTKSENSQNLVTEVYSKESKGAVSAVASLQGHLLIAAGPKITLSKWTGSELTAVAFYDAPLHVVSLNIVKNFVLFGDIHKSVYFLSWKEQGSQLTLLAKDFGSLDCFATEFLIDGSTLNLAVSDSDKNLQIFYYAPKMVESWKGQKLLSRAEFHVGAHLTKFMRLQMLPAPGLASEKTNRFALLFGTLDGGIGCIAPIDELTFRRLQSLQRKLVDAVPHVCGLNPRSFRQFKSNGKAHRPGPDNIIDFELLAHYEMLSLEEQLDIAQQIGTTRAQILSNFADISLGTSFL
- the LOC123051226 gene encoding probable cleavage and polyadenylation specificity factor subunit 1 isoform X2, which produces MSYAAYKMKHWPTGIEHCAAGFITHRPSDAAAFSAPAAGPAASSSGADSDADSSAAAARRRLGPTPNLVVAAANVLEVYAVRAEAAPAAEDGAGGASAAFDGILGARLELVCHYRLHGNIESMAVLSDGAENRRDSIALAFRDAKITCLEFDDAIHGLRTSSMHCFEGPEWQHLKRGRESFAWGPVIKSDPLGRCGAALIYGLQMAILKAAQVGQSLVGEDEPTRALSSSAVRVESSYLIDLRALETNHVKDFTFVHGYIEPVLVILHEREPTWAGRISSKHHTCMISAFSISMTLKQHPVIWSAANLPHDAYQILSVPPPIGGVLVVCANSIHYHSQSTSCSLALNNFSSQPDGSPEIPKINFHVELDAAKATWLSNDIVMFSTKTGEMLLLTVVYDGRTVRRLDLMKSKASVISSGATTIGSSFFFLGSRLGDSLLVQYSCGVATSALPDLIDERSGDIDGDLPFSKRLKRVPSDILQDVTSVEELSFQNNMLPNSTESAQKISYVVRDKLINVGPLKDFSYGLRVNADANATGNAKQSNYELVCCSGHGKNGSLSVLQQSIRPDLITEVELPSCRGIWTVYYKSSRAHTTEDNEYHAYLIISLEGRTMVLETGDDLGEVTETVDYYVQGATIAAGNLFGRRRVIQVYASGARVLDGSFMTQELNFTAHSSESSSSSSEPLGVASASIADPYVLLKMVDGTIQLLVGDHSTCALSISVPSIFTSLSEKISACTLYRDRGPEPWLRKTRSDAWLSSGIAEPVDGGGSSSQEQSDIYCIICYESGKLEIFEVPSFRCVFSVESFLSGEALLVDAKGRQDDTKVSLKKEAADSIRVVELAMHRWSGQFSRPFLFGLLNDGTFLCYHAYCYEGLESNVKDNSFSPAGSVDLASASDSRLKNLRFRRISVDITLREDISSLARPRITIFNNVGGYEGLFLSGTRPVWVMVCRQRFRVHPQLCDGPIEAFTVLHNVNCCHGLIYVTSQGFLKICQLPEAYNYDNYWPVQKIPLHGTPHQVTYYAEQSLYPLIVSVPVVRPLNQVLSIMADQDLVHHMDNDATSADDLQKTYTVEEFEVRVLELEKPSGRWETRSTIPMQSFENALTVRIVTLHNTTTKENETLMAIGTAYVQGEDVAARGRVLLFSFTKSENSQNLVTEVYSKESKGAVSAVASLQGHLLIAAGPKITLSKWTGSELTAVAFYDAPLHVVSLNIVKNFVLFGDIHKSVYFLSWKEQGSQLTLLAKDFGSLDCFATEFLIDGSTLNLAVSDSDKNLQIFYYAPKMVESWKGQKLLSRAEFHVGAHLTKFMRLQMLPAPGLASEKTNRFALLFGTLDGGIGCIAPIDELTFRRLQSLQRKLVDAVPHVCGLNPRSFRQFKSNGKAHRPGPDNIIDFELLAHYEMLSLEEQLDIAQQIGTTRAQILSNFADISLGTSFL
- the LOC123051226 gene encoding probable cleavage and polyadenylation specificity factor subunit 1 isoform X3; translation: MSYAAYKMKHWPTGIEHCAAGFITHRPSDAAAFSAPAAGPAASSSGADSDADSSAAAARRRLGPTPNLVVAAANVLEVYAVRAEAAPAAEDGAGGASAAFDGILGARLELVCHYRLHGNIESMAVLSDGAENRRDSIALAFRDAKITCLEFDDAIHGLRTSSMHCFEGPEWQHLKRGRESFAWGPVIKSDPLGRCGAALIYGLQMAILKAAQVGQSLVGEDEPTRALSSSAVRVESSYLIDLRALETNHVKDFTFVHGYIEPVLVILHEREPTWAGRISSKHHTCMISAFSISMTLKQHPVIWSAANLPHDAYQILSVPPPIGGVLVVCANSIHYHSQSTSCSLALNNFSSQPDGSPEIPKINFHVELDAAKATWLSNDIVMFSTKTGEMLLLTVVYDGRTVRRLDLMKSKASVISSGATTIGSSFFFLGSRLGDSLLVQYSCGVATSALPDLIDERSGDIDGDLPFSKRLKRVPSDILQDVTSVEELSFQNNMLPNSTESAQKISYVVRDKLINVGPLKDFSYGLRVNADANATGNAKQSNYELVCCSGHGKNGSLSVLQQSIRPDLITEVELPSCRGIWTVYYKSSRAHTTEDNEYHAYLIISLEGRTMVDRIEVPTQKPKAGIGDGPKMTGFWESRNFRVLETGDDLGEVTETVDYYVQGATIAAGNLFGRRRVIQVYASGARVLDGSFMTQELNFTAHSSESSSSSSEPLGVASASIADPYVLLKMVDGTIQLLVGDHSTCALSISVPSIFTSLSEKISACTLYRDRGPEPWLRKTRSDAWLSSGIAEPVDGGGSSSQEQSDIYCIICYESGKLEIFEVPSFRCVFSVESFLSGEALLVDAKGRQDDTKVSLKKEAADSIRVVELAMHRWSGQFSRPFLFGLLNDGTFLCYHAYCYEGLESNVKDNSFSPAGSVDLASASDSRLKNLRFRRISVDITLREDISSLARPRITIFNNVGGYEGLFLSGTRPVWVMVCRQRFRVHPQLCDGPIEAFTVLHNVNCCHGLIYVTSQGFLKICQLPEAYNYDNYWPVQKIPLHGTPHQVTYYAEQSLYPLIVSVPVVRPLNQVLSIMADQDLVHHMDNDATSADDLQKTYTVEEFEVRVLELEKPSGRWETRSTIPMQSFENALTVRIVTLHNTTTKENETLMAIGTAYVQGEDVAARGRVLLFSFTKSENSQNLVTEVYSKESKGAVSAVASLQGHLLIAAGPKITLSKWTGSELTAVAFYDAPLHVVSLNIVKNFVLFGDIHKSVYFLSWKEQGSQLTLLAKDFGSLDCFATEFLIDGSTLNLAVSDSDKNLQIFYYAPKMVESWKGQKLLSRAEFHVGAHLTKFMRLQMLPAPGLASEKTNRFALLFGTLDGGIGCIAPIDELTFRRLQSLQRKLVDAVPHVCGLNPRSFRQFKSNGKAHRPGPDNIIDFELLAQ